The genomic interval GCCATGGAGTCGGTCCGGTTAGTGCTTGACCACGACAGGCTTCTCGTCGCCGCGGAACGGCATGCCGAGTTCGCGCAGCAGCGCGAGCGCCTGGTCGTCCTTGGTCGTCGTGGTGACGAACGTGATGTCCATCCCGTGGATCTGCTCGACCTGGTCGTAGTTGATCTCCGGGAAGATCATCTGTTCCTTCACGCCCATCGAGTAGTTGCCGCGCCCGTCGAACGAGCGCGTCGAGAGGCCGCGGAAGTCGCGCACGCGCGGGAGCGCCGTCGACACGAAGCGGTCGAGGAATTCCCACATCCGCGCGCCGCGCAGCGTCACGCTCACGCCCACTTCCTGGCCCTGGCGCAGGCCGAAGTTGGCGATCGACTTCTTCGCCTTCTTGCGCACCGGCTTCTGGCCGCTGATCACCGCGAGCTCGTCCACCACCGTGTCGAGCACCTTCGGCGTCTTGATCGCTTCGCCCATCCCCACGTTCAGCACGATCTTCTCGAGCTGCGGGATCTCATGGACGTTCGTGAGGCCGAACTGCGCGGCCAGCTTCGGCCGCACCGTCGCCGCGTAGTACTCGCGCAGGCGCGGCGTCGGCGCCGGGAGCTTGTCGCCCTTGTGGGACGACGGGAGCATGGAGCTCCCCTTGTCGCCCTTGCCGCCCTTCGCGCCGCCCTTGGAGGCGCCCGTCTTTTCCTTCGTTGCCATCAGTCAGTTCCTCGGCCTTAGCGGTTGCGCGGGATCGCGTCGCCGCTCTTCACGCTGATGCGCTCCTTCGTGCCGTCGGTGTCGATCCGGCGGCGCGTCCGCGTCGGGGCTCCCGACTTCGGATCGAGCAGCATCACGTTCGAGACGTGCACCGGCGCCGGCATGTCGATGATGCCCGACTGCTCGTCCGCGTTGCGCGCCTTGCGGTGCTTCTTCACGATGTTCACGCCTTCAATCACCACGCGCGACTTCTTGGTCAGCACGCGGATCACCTTCCCTTCCTTGCCCTTGTCCTCGCCGCGCATCACGCGCACGACGTCGCCCTTCGTCACGGGGAGCTTCTCGCGCTCCGCGTTGATGGCATGACGCCGCGTCAGCCGCGAGCCCATGGTCTTCTTGTGGGTCAGGACACGCATTTAGAGCACCTCCGGCGCCAGCGAGACGATCTTCATGTACCGCTTCTCGCGCAGTTCGCGCGCGACGGGGCCGAAGATGCGGGTCGCCCGCGGCTCGCCCTTGTCATCGATGATCACGACGGCGTTCTCGTCGAAGCGGATGTAGCTCCCGTCCTTGCGGCGGGTCTCCTTCACCGTGCGCACCACCACGGCGCGCGCGACGTCCGACTTCTTCACCGTCCCGTTCGGCAGCGCGTCCTTCACCGCCACGATCACCTGGTCGCCCAGCTTCGCGTAGCGGCGGCGCGTGCCGCCGAGCACGCGGATCACCAGGGCGCGCTTCGCGCCGCTGTTGTCCGCAACCTTCACGACGGATTCCTGTTGAATCATGGCCCGGTCCTCCTACTGCGCGCGTTCGAGGATGTCGACCACGCGCCACCGCTTGTCCTTGGACAGCGGGCGGGTCTCGGTGATCCGCACGGTGTCGCCGACCTTCGCCGAGTTCTGCTCGTCGTGGGCCTTCAACCGCGTGGTGCGGGTCACCATCTTGCCGTACACCGGGTGCGGCACGCGACGCTCGATCGCGACCACCACCGTCTTCTGCATCTTGTCGCTCACCACCTTGCCGGTGCGCACCTTGCGCGCCGGACGGGCAGCGGCAGCAGCCTTCGTCTGTTCAGCCATGGGTCACTCCTCGGGTCAGCGGCCAGCGGCCGCGCCCGCGGCCTTCTCGCGCAGCACGGTCTTGAGCCGCGCGATGTCCTTGCGGATCACGCGCAGGCGCAGCGGGTCTTCCAACGGCTCCGTCGCCCGCCGAAAACGCAGGCGGAACCGCTCCTCTTCCAGTTCCTTGATGCGCGCCGCAATCTCGGCGCCGCTCAGGTCGCGAATCTGTCCGGCCTTCATGCGGTGTGCGCCTCCTCGCGGACCACGAACTTGGTGCGGATGCCCAGCTTGGCGGCGGCCAGCGCCATCGCCTTCTGGGCCAGTTCCTTGTCAACGCCCTCGATCTCGAACAGCACGCGCCCGGGCTTCACCACGGCCACCCAGCCCTCGGGCGAGCCCTTGCCCTTGCCCATGCGGGTCTCGGCCGGCTTCTTCGTGATCGGCTTGTCGGGGAAGATGCGGATCCACACCTTGCCGCCGCGCTTCACGTGGCGCGTCAGCGCCACACGCGCGGCCTCGATCTGCCGGTTGGTCACCCACCCCGGCTCGAGCGCCTGCAGGCCGTAGTGCCCGAACGACACCTCGGCCCCGCGCGTCGCCAGCCCGCGCGTGCGCCCCTTGAACATCTTGCGGAATTTGACTCGCTTCGGACTCAGCATCGGTCAGCGCCTCACGCGTCAGACGAGTACGTGGACGAGCCGCGACGGCCTTCCACCACTTCGCCCTTGAAGATCCAGACCTTCACGCCGATCGTCCCGAAGGTCGTCTTCGCCGTGCTGGTCGCGTAATCGATGTCGGCGCGCAGCGTGTGGAGCGGCACCCGCCCTTCGCGGTAGCCTTCCACGCGCGCGATCTCGGCGCCGCCCAGGCGCCCGCCGCACTTCACCTTGATCCCCTCCGCGCCCATCCGCATCGCGCTCTGCACCGCGCGCTTCATCGCGCGGCGGAACGAGATGCGCTGCGCCAGCTGCGCGGCGATGTTGTCGGCGACGAGCTGCGCCTCGATCTCCGGGCGCTTGATCTCCTCGACGTTGATGCCGACGTCCTTGCCCGTGATCTGCTGCAGCTCGGACTTCAGCTTCTCGACTTCCTCGCCCTTCTTGCCGATCACCACGCCCGGCCGCCCGGTGTGCAGGGTCACCACCACCTTGCCCGGCTTGCGGCTGATGTGGATGTCGGCGATCGCCGGGCTCGCGTTCCCCGGGAACCGGCGGAGGCGCAGGTACTTCCGGAGGAGGTCATCCTCCTTCAGCAGCTGCGGGTAGTCCTTCGTGGCAAACCACTTCGAGCGCCAGTCCTTCGTGACGCCCAGCCGGAAGCCGATCGGATTCGTTTTCTGTCCCATTAGCGCCCTTCCTTCTCGGCCACGATGATCTCGATGTGGCTCGTCCGCTTGTGAACCGGCGTCGCCCGGCCCATCGCCGCCGGCGTCCACCGCTTGAGCTTCGGCCCTTCGTTGACGGTCGCCTGCTTCACGAACAGCTGGTCCACGTCGAGCGACGCATTCGTCGTCCGGGCGGCCTGCTCCGCGTTCGCGACGGCGCTCTTGAGCACCTTCGAGATCTGCTTCGCGGCGTGCTTCTTGGAGAACTGCAGCAGCGCGAGCGCGTCATTCACCCCCAGGCCGCGGATCTGGTCGATGACCAGCCGCATCTTGTAGGGACTCTGGCGCGTCGTGCGCTGGATCGCGCGTGCCTCGGCCATGGCTTACTTCCCTCCCTTCGCGGCGGGCGCCGGCGCGGCGGCCGGAGCCGGCTTCGCCTTCGCATCCGCCGCCTTGCCCGCCGCCGTGTGGCCGCGGAAGAGGCGCGTCGGCGCGAACTCGCCGAGCTTGTGCCCCACCATGTTCTCGGTCACGTACACCGGGATGAACTTGTTCCCGTTGTGCACCGCGAACGTGTGCCCCACGAAATCGGGGAGCACCGTGCTCGCGCGCGACCACGTCTTGACGACCTTCTTCTCGTTGCGGGCGTTCATCCCCTGCACCTTCTTCATCAGGCTTTCCTGGATGAACGGGCCCTTCTTGATGCTGCGTGCCATATATGGATGTCCCGGTTAGCTCTGCGTGGCCTTGCCGCGCTTCCGGCCGCGGACGATCAGGCGCTGCGACGGCTTCTTCTTGTTGCGCGTCTTCACGCCTTCCTTCTTGCCCCACGGGCTCACCACGTTCCGGCCGCCGCGCGTGCGGCCGCCATGCGGGTGATCCACCGGGTTCATCACTTCACCGCGCACCTTCGGGCGGCGTCCGGCCCAGCGCGTCGCGCCCGCCTTGCCCGCCGACTTCAGCTCGTGCTCGGCGTTGCCGACCTCGCCGATCGTCGCCAGGCAGTTGCCGTGCACGAGGCGCATTTCGCTCGAGGCCATGCGCAGCGTCACGTACTCCCCTTCCTTCGCGACGACCTGCACCGACGTCCCCGCCGAGCGCGCCATCTGGCCGCCCTTCCCCGGGGTGATCTCGACGTTGTGCACCGACGTGCCGAGCGGCACTTCCTTCAGCGGCATCGCGTTCCCCGTGCGCACGTCCGCGCCCGGGCCCGACGTCACCGCGTCGCCCACCGCCAGCCCCTTCGGGTGGATGATGTAGCGCAGCTCCCCGTCGGCGTACTGCACCAGCGCGATGCGCGCCGAGCGGTTGGGATCGTATTCGATGTGCGTGACCGTCGCCGGCACGCCGTGCTTGTTGCGCTTGAAGTCGATGATGCGGTACTTCCGCTTGTGCCCGCCGCCACGACGCCGCATGGCGATGTGGCCGTGGTTGTCGCGGCCGCCCGACTTCTTCAACGGTTCGGTCAGCGACTTCTCCGGCGTCGACCGCGTGATCGTGTCGAAGTCCGACACGCTGCGGAAGCGCGAAGAGGCCGTGACCGGCTTGAACTGACGGATGCCCATGGCTTAGCCCTCAAAGATCTCGATCGAGTCGCCCGCGCGGAGCGTCACGATGGCCTTCTTCCAGCGCGGACGGAGCCCGATGCTCTGCCCCACGCGGCGCGGCTTCCCGCGCTGCTGCGACGTCCAGACGCCGGTGACGTGCACGCCGAACAGCGACTCGATGGCCTGCTTGATCGCGGCCTTGTTCGCCTCCGGATGCACCTCGAACGTGTACTCGCCCCGGTCCTGGAACGCCGCCGAGCTCTTCTCGGTGACGATGGGGCGCACAATCGTGCGATACGTGTTTGGCATCGGCTACTTCCCCTTCTTCTTCGGCGCGGCCGCCTTCTTGGCCGGCGCCTTCTTGGCGGCGGCCGGCTTCGCGGGCGCCTTCTTCGCCGCGGCCTTCTTGGCCGGCGCCTTCTTGACGGCGGCCTTCTTCGCGGTCGCCTTCTTCGACGTCTCCGCCGCCTTCTTCGCCTTCGGCGACTTCGGCGACGACGCCTTCTTGACCTTCACCTTCTCCACCGCCTTCTCGGCCACCGGCGAGAGCGTCTGGCCGATCGCCGACGCCTCCACCAGCACCACGTCCGACCAGAGCAGGTCGTACGTCGAGGCGTCGCTGTACGGCATCACCTTCACCTGCGGCAGGTTGCGGCCGCTCAGGTAGACGTTCGGCTTCACGCCGTCGGTCAGGATCAGCGCGTTCGCGTGCGCCACGCCAAGGCGCGCCAGCAGCTGGTGCAGCTGCGACGTCTTGGGGGCGTCGTACGCGAAGCGGTCGATCACCAGCACCGCGTTCTCGCGGGCGCGGGCGTTGAACGCGCTCTTGCGCGCCAGCTGCCGCACCTGCTTGGGCACGTGCTGCGAATAGTTGCGGTCGCCGTGCGGGCCGAACACCGTGCCGCCGCCCGGCCAGTTCGGGGCGCGCGTCGAGCCCTGGCGGGCGCGGCCGGTCCCTTTCTGCTTCCACGGCTTCTGGTTGCCGCCAACCACCAGGCCGCGCGTCTTGGTGTACGCGTTCGCCTGGCGCTGGTTGGCCAGCATCGCCTTCACGGCCTGCTGCATCACCGGCACGTTGACCGTGCCGTCAAACGTCGCCTGCGGCAGGCTCACCTTCTCGCGCGGCGTCCCCAGCGCGGTGAAAGCGGCCGCCTCGAATTGCATCGTGTCAGCCATGGATTAACCCTGCTTGCGGACGAGCACGATGCCGTTCTTCGGCCCGGCCACCGCACCGCGGATGTACAGAAGGTTGCGATCCGCATCGATCTTCTCGACGCGGAGATTGGTCTGCGTGTGCCGCGCGTTGCCGAAGTGTCCCGGCATCTTCTTGCCCTTGATGACGCGCGACGGATCGGTGCCGGGGCCCACCGAGCCCGGGCGACGGTGCTTCGTGTTGCCGTGCGTGTTCGGGCCACCGCCGATGCCGTAGCGCTTCACGACACCCTGGAAGCCGCGTCCCTTGGACGTCCCGGTCACCTTGACGATCTCGCCCGGGGCGAAGATGCCGACGGTGATCACGTCGCCGACGTTGTACGTCGGGACCTCGGGGTTCTTGCCCGGCGCGTCATCGA from Gemmatimonadaceae bacterium carries:
- the rplE gene encoding 50S ribosomal protein L5; amino-acid sequence: MLPSSHKGDKLPAPTPRLREYYAATVRPKLAAQFGLTNVHEIPQLEKIVLNVGMGEAIKTPKVLDTVVDELAVISGQKPVRKKAKKSIANFGLRQGQEVGVSVTLRGARMWEFLDRFVSTALPRVRDFRGLSTRSFDGRGNYSMGVKEQMIFPEINYDQVEQIHGMDITFVTTTTKDDQALALLRELGMPFRGDEKPVVVKH
- the rplX gene encoding 50S ribosomal protein L24; this translates as MGSRLTRRHAINAEREKLPVTKGDVVRVMRGEDKGKEGKVIRVLTKKSRVVIEGVNIVKKHRKARNADEQSGIIDMPAPVHVSNVMLLDPKSGAPTRTRRRIDTDGTKERISVKSGDAIPRNR
- the rplN gene encoding 50S ribosomal protein L14, whose product is MIQQESVVKVADNSGAKRALVIRVLGGTRRRYAKLGDQVIVAVKDALPNGTVKKSDVARAVVVRTVKETRRKDGSYIRFDENAVVIIDDKGEPRATRIFGPVARELREKRYMKIVSLAPEVL
- the rpsQ gene encoding 30S ribosomal protein S17, encoding MAEQTKAAAAARPARKVRTGKVVSDKMQKTVVVAIERRVPHPVYGKMVTRTTRLKAHDEQNSAKVGDTVRITETRPLSKDKRWRVVDILERAQ
- the rpmC gene encoding 50S ribosomal protein L29; translation: MKAGQIRDLSGAEIAARIKELEEERFRLRFRRATEPLEDPLRLRVIRKDIARLKTVLREKAAGAAAGR
- the rplP gene encoding 50S ribosomal protein L16 gives rise to the protein MLSPKRVKFRKMFKGRTRGLATRGAEVSFGHYGLQALEPGWVTNRQIEAARVALTRHVKRGGKVWIRIFPDKPITKKPAETRMGKGKGSPEGWVAVVKPGRVLFEIEGVDKELAQKAMALAAAKLGIRTKFVVREEAHTA
- the rpsC gene encoding 30S ribosomal protein S3, whose translation is MGQKTNPIGFRLGVTKDWRSKWFATKDYPQLLKEDDLLRKYLRLRRFPGNASPAIADIHISRKPGKVVVTLHTGRPGVVIGKKGEEVEKLKSELQQITGKDVGINVEEIKRPEIEAQLVADNIAAQLAQRISFRRAMKRAVQSAMRMGAEGIKVKCGGRLGGAEIARVEGYREGRVPLHTLRADIDYATSTAKTTFGTIGVKVWIFKGEVVEGRRGSSTYSSDA
- the rplV gene encoding 50S ribosomal protein L22, yielding MAEARAIQRTTRQSPYKMRLVIDQIRGLGVNDALALLQFSKKHAAKQISKVLKSAVANAEQAARTTNASLDVDQLFVKQATVNEGPKLKRWTPAAMGRATPVHKRTSHIEIIVAEKEGR
- the rpsS gene encoding 30S ribosomal protein S19, producing the protein MARSIKKGPFIQESLMKKVQGMNARNEKKVVKTWSRASTVLPDFVGHTFAVHNGNKFIPVYVTENMVGHKLGEFAPTRLFRGHTAAGKAADAKAKPAPAAAPAPAAKGGK
- the rplB gene encoding 50S ribosomal protein L2, producing MGIRQFKPVTASSRFRSVSDFDTITRSTPEKSLTEPLKKSGGRDNHGHIAMRRRGGGHKRKYRIIDFKRNKHGVPATVTHIEYDPNRSARIALVQYADGELRYIIHPKGLAVGDAVTSGPGADVRTGNAMPLKEVPLGTSVHNVEITPGKGGQMARSAGTSVQVVAKEGEYVTLRMASSEMRLVHGNCLATIGEVGNAEHELKSAGKAGATRWAGRRPKVRGEVMNPVDHPHGGRTRGGRNVVSPWGKKEGVKTRNKKKPSQRLIVRGRKRGKATQS
- the rplW gene encoding 50S ribosomal protein L23, encoding MPNTYRTIVRPIVTEKSSAAFQDRGEYTFEVHPEANKAAIKQAIESLFGVHVTGVWTSQQRGKPRRVGQSIGLRPRWKKAIVTLRAGDSIEIFEG
- the rplD gene encoding 50S ribosomal protein L4, coding for MADTMQFEAAAFTALGTPREKVSLPQATFDGTVNVPVMQQAVKAMLANQRQANAYTKTRGLVVGGNQKPWKQKGTGRARQGSTRAPNWPGGGTVFGPHGDRNYSQHVPKQVRQLARKSAFNARARENAVLVIDRFAYDAPKTSQLHQLLARLGVAHANALILTDGVKPNVYLSGRNLPQVKVMPYSDASTYDLLWSDVVLVEASAIGQTLSPVAEKAVEKVKVKKASSPKSPKAKKAAETSKKATAKKAAVKKAPAKKAAAKKAPAKPAAAKKAPAKKAAAPKKKGK
- the rplC gene encoding 50S ribosomal protein L3, with product MIGIIGKKLGMTQIFNEAGQQIPVTVVEATPNPVTKVTTRDAAGFAAVELGYGAQKTRRESKKGEREPRGVRANQAVIGHAAKAGLSAAPRVLKSVRLDDAPGKNPEVPTYNVGDVITVGIFAPGEIVKVTGTSKGRGFQGVVKRYGIGGGPNTHGNTKHRRPGSVGPGTDPSRVIKGKKMPGHFGNARHTQTNLRVEKIDADRNLLYIRGAVAGPKNGIVLVRKQG